A genome region from Streptomyces pratensis includes the following:
- a CDS encoding YwqJ-related putative deaminase, whose product MSDLVPGVAASLLVDGQIFSQTNLGGDGLPDLHPAVRDFFDALPTENREYFVGHCAESALVSDQLWGLDRQHPDGGTTTLDEAASHFTGAALVAKKIRSQGDPDHGSPAQVCRSCSALLERLGIDVISS is encoded by the coding sequence TTGTCTGACCTCGTCCCCGGAGTGGCGGCTTCACTACTCGTCGACGGCCAGATCTTCAGTCAGACCAATCTCGGTGGTGATGGCCTGCCTGACCTTCACCCTGCGGTGCGGGACTTCTTCGACGCCCTCCCCACGGAGAACCGCGAGTACTTCGTCGGGCACTGCGCCGAGTCCGCCTTGGTCTCGGACCAGTTGTGGGGGCTGGACCGTCAGCACCCCGACGGGGGGACGACAACCCTCGACGAGGCCGCATCCCACTTCACCGGGGCTGCCCTCGTCGCGAAGAAGATTCGCAGCCAGGGCGACCCCGACCACGGCTCCCCGGCTCAGGTATGCCGTTCCTGCTCGGCGCTGCTCGAGCGGCTCGGCATCGACGTCATCAGCTCATGA
- a CDS encoding DUF3618 domain-containing protein — translation MSDTRTPAQIEADIISRREQLAVVLDEIGVRVHPKTMIGDAKARVASTVDRTAGRAFVAVNRSVSDVKAQFVAEDGSPRLERVVPAALVVAGAVALLTVSSRRKRR, via the coding sequence GTGTCGGATACCAGGACCCCTGCGCAGATCGAGGCGGACATCATCAGCAGGCGTGAGCAGCTTGCGGTGGTGCTGGACGAGATCGGGGTGCGTGTGCACCCGAAGACGATGATCGGTGACGCGAAGGCCAGGGTCGCGTCGACGGTGGACCGGACGGCGGGGCGTGCGTTCGTCGCTGTGAACCGTTCGGTTTCGGATGTGAAGGCGCAGTTCGTGGCCGAGGACGGTTCGCCGCGGCTGGAGCGGGTCGTTCCGGCGGCGCTTGTGGTGGCCGGTGCGGTGGCGTTGCTGACGGTGTCCTCTCGGCGTAAGAGGCGCTGA
- a CDS encoding SUKH-3 domain-containing protein, giving the protein MSILSTAEEVDAWLSEAGWHPGRNVGDEASEAVSAVVERYRSYGVEIEPSAPALAFIREHAFLRAVIDTAPENFAVFTPHLVFKGDAEEISELATDLGVQLFPVGYDTYDGSTLLIDTNGRFFFSHHTGAYYLGREKYEALMSLMSSEMEDAEDYFV; this is encoded by the coding sequence ATGTCAATTCTTTCCACAGCAGAAGAAGTGGATGCGTGGCTGTCAGAGGCCGGATGGCATCCGGGGCGCAACGTCGGAGACGAGGCATCCGAAGCAGTTTCGGCCGTCGTCGAGCGGTATCGTTCCTACGGCGTGGAGATCGAACCTTCCGCCCCCGCCCTCGCCTTCATTCGGGAGCATGCATTCCTTCGGGCGGTCATCGACACCGCACCAGAAAATTTTGCCGTCTTTACGCCGCATCTCGTATTCAAAGGGGATGCCGAGGAAATCTCCGAACTCGCCACAGACCTCGGTGTACAGCTTTTCCCGGTCGGGTACGACACCTACGATGGTTCCACCCTGCTCATTGACACGAACGGGCGATTCTTTTTTTCGCATCACACAGGAGCATACTATCTGGGGCGCGAAAAATACGAGGCACTGATGAGCCTCATGAGTAGCGAGATGGAAGATGCGGAGGACTACTTTGTCTGA
- a CDS encoding HNH endonuclease gives MLEIDHVSGDHLDNRRENLRYLCPSCHSQTETFSKRRSPTQ, from the coding sequence GTGCTGGAGATCGATCACGTCAGCGGTGACCACCTGGACAATCGCCGCGAAAATCTCCGCTACCTATGCCCCTCATGTCACAGCCAGACCGAAACCTTCTCCAAGCGGCGAAGTCCTACCCAGTAG
- a CDS encoding DMT family transporter: MAWVLLVVAGLLEVGWSIGMKYTEGFTRLWPSVFTGLGIVASMMLLSHAAKTLPIGTAYGVWVGIGAAGAAVLGMVVLNEPVTAARIFFVCLLLVAVVGLKATSGH, translated from the coding sequence GTGGCGTGGGTTCTGTTGGTCGTTGCCGGTCTGCTTGAGGTCGGCTGGTCGATCGGGATGAAGTACACCGAGGGGTTCACCAGGCTGTGGCCGAGTGTGTTCACCGGTCTGGGGATCGTGGCGAGCATGATGCTGCTGTCGCATGCGGCGAAGACGCTGCCGATCGGTACGGCGTACGGCGTGTGGGTCGGGATCGGTGCGGCGGGTGCCGCGGTGCTGGGCATGGTGGTGCTGAACGAGCCGGTGACGGCTGCCCGTATTTTCTTCGTGTGTCTGCTGCTGGTCGCGGTGGTGGGGCTGAAGGCGACGTCCGGGCACTGA
- the proP gene encoding glycine betaine/L-proline transporter ProP — protein sequence MAASDPHQAADPDAVKRHPALFRAIRKRQNPRLRRTDITVTDDQAVKRAVKAASLGNAMEWFDFGIYSYLAVTIGHVFFPSGNDTTQLLSSFATFAVAFLVRPLGGMFFGPMGDKIGRKKVLALTMILMAVGTFAIGLIPSHDTIGVWAAVLLIFFRMLQGFSTGGEYGGASTFIAEYAPDKRRGFFGSFLEFGTLAGYVGAAGLVTLLYAVLDTGQMESWGWRIPFLVAGPLGLVGLYLRLRLDETPAFQKLEGGTAHATEAADHVESTAKGDLAKIFRQYWPTLILCIALVGAYNITDYMLLSYMPTYLSDELGYSETHGLLILLGVMVFLMLIISQFGKLSDRFGRKPLLMTGMLGFLFLSLPAFLLIRQGSIPAIIIGMLMLGLSLVCLLGTMSAALPALFPTNVRYGSLSVGYNLSASIFGGTTPLVITALISWTGSNLMPAYYAMAAALVGVIAVACMKETANQPLAGSPPSVETEEEAADLVHAQSPDPKF from the coding sequence ATGGCGGCCTCCGACCCCCACCAGGCGGCCGACCCTGATGCGGTCAAACGCCACCCGGCGCTCTTCCGGGCCATCCGGAAGCGCCAGAACCCCCGGCTCCGTCGGACCGACATCACCGTCACCGACGACCAGGCGGTCAAGCGCGCGGTGAAGGCGGCGTCGCTCGGTAACGCCATGGAGTGGTTCGACTTCGGCATCTACTCCTACCTGGCCGTCACCATCGGGCATGTCTTCTTCCCCTCGGGGAACGACACCACCCAGCTCCTCTCGTCGTTCGCGACCTTCGCCGTGGCCTTCCTCGTACGGCCGCTCGGCGGCATGTTCTTCGGCCCCATGGGCGACAAGATCGGCCGCAAGAAGGTCCTGGCCCTCACCATGATCCTCATGGCCGTCGGCACCTTCGCGATCGGCCTCATCCCCTCCCACGACACCATCGGCGTCTGGGCAGCGGTCCTGCTCATCTTCTTCCGGATGCTCCAGGGCTTCTCCACCGGCGGTGAGTACGGCGGCGCCTCGACCTTCATCGCCGAGTACGCCCCCGACAAGCGCCGCGGCTTCTTCGGCAGCTTCCTCGAATTCGGCACCCTCGCCGGCTACGTCGGCGCCGCCGGGCTCGTCACCCTCCTGTACGCCGTCCTGGACACCGGCCAGATGGAGTCCTGGGGCTGGCGCATCCCGTTCCTCGTCGCCGGCCCCCTCGGCCTCGTAGGCCTCTACCTGCGACTGCGCCTGGACGAGACCCCTGCATTCCAGAAGCTGGAAGGCGGCACCGCCCACGCCACGGAGGCCGCCGACCACGTCGAGTCCACCGCCAAGGGCGACCTCGCCAAGATCTTCCGCCAGTACTGGCCGACGCTGATCCTCTGCATCGCCCTGGTCGGCGCGTACAACATCACCGACTACATGCTGCTGTCGTACATGCCGACGTACCTCTCGGACGAGCTCGGCTACAGCGAGACCCACGGCCTCCTCATCCTGCTCGGCGTCATGGTGTTCCTGATGCTGATCATCAGCCAGTTCGGCAAGCTCTCCGACCGCTTCGGCCGCAAACCGCTCCTGATGACCGGCATGCTCGGCTTCCTGTTCCTGTCACTGCCCGCCTTCCTCCTGATCCGGCAGGGCAGCATCCCGGCGATCATCATCGGCATGCTGATGCTGGGCCTCTCCCTGGTCTGCCTGCTGGGCACGATGTCCGCCGCCCTCCCGGCCCTGTTCCCGACGAACGTCCGCTACGGCTCCCTGTCGGTCGGCTACAACCTCTCGGCGTCGATCTTCGGTGGCACGACCCCGCTGGTGATCACAGCCCTGATCAGCTGGACCGGCTCGAACCTCATGCCGGCGTACTACGCGATGGCTGCGGCCCTGGTGGGCGTGATCGCGGTGGCCTGCATGAAGGAGACCGCCAACCAGCCCCTCGCCGGCTCCCCGCCCTCGGTGGAGACGGAAGAGGAAGCGGCGGACCTGGTCCACGCGCAGAGCCCGGACCCGAAGTTCTGA
- a CDS encoding GroES family chaperonin: MSNTDDKLPIRMLHDRVLVRSDSPEGERRSGGGILIPATAAVGRRLAWAAVVAVGQNVRTVEPGDRVLYDPEDRAEVEVRGVAYVLMRERDLHAVAADRFEGSVDSTGLYL, translated from the coding sequence ATGAGCAACACCGACGACAAGCTGCCGATCCGGATGCTGCACGACCGTGTGCTGGTCCGGTCCGATTCGCCCGAGGGTGAGCGGCGCTCGGGCGGCGGGATCCTGATTCCGGCGACGGCGGCGGTCGGCCGGCGTCTGGCGTGGGCCGCGGTGGTCGCGGTCGGTCAGAACGTGCGGACTGTGGAGCCGGGTGACCGGGTGCTGTACGACCCGGAGGACCGTGCCGAGGTGGAGGTGCGGGGCGTGGCGTACGTGCTGATGCGTGAGCGGGATCTGCATGCGGTGGCGGCGGACCGGTTCGAGGGGTCGGTGGATTCGACCGGGCTGTATCTGTAG
- the bcp gene encoding thioredoxin-dependent thiol peroxidase produces MSERLQTGDTAPAFTLPDADGNDVSLADHKGRKVIVYFYPAALTPGCTKQACDFTDNLELLTGAGYDVIGVSPDKPEKLAKFREKENLKVTLVGDPSKETLEAYGAFGEKKLYGKVVTGVIRSTIVVDEEGKVEKALYNVKATGHVAKIIKDLGI; encoded by the coding sequence ATGAGCGAGCGACTCCAGACCGGCGACACCGCCCCCGCATTCACCCTTCCGGACGCGGACGGCAACGACGTCTCGCTCGCCGACCACAAGGGGCGCAAGGTCATCGTCTACTTCTACCCCGCCGCACTTACCCCCGGCTGCACCAAGCAGGCCTGCGACTTCACCGACAACCTCGAGCTCCTGACCGGCGCCGGCTACGACGTCATCGGCGTGTCGCCCGACAAGCCGGAGAAGCTCGCGAAGTTCCGGGAGAAGGAGAACCTCAAGGTCACACTGGTCGGCGACCCCTCCAAGGAGACCCTGGAGGCATACGGCGCGTTCGGCGAGAAGAAGCTCTACGGCAAAGTGGTGACGGGGGTCATCCGCTCCACGATCGTGGTCGACGAAGAGGGCAAGGTGGAGAAGGCCCTCTACAACGTCAAGGCGACCGGACACGTCGCCAAGATCATCAAGGACCTCGGAATCTGA
- a CDS encoding SUKH-3 domain-containing protein yields the protein MTRGKDVLASAGWYQGRDVESEALSAVFRAVALVEPAPGTSPWVLFPAAELALRAFHGLRSRPVGPGHEVAPTGWVIDPVVVRHAGHPLSRLTESTGSRLFPLGRTDADAILAVDEEGRLFSIDHGGQWQLGGTVREGLTALAEGRAPHRIAARQWAWTVSSPNGEPLADVIRTALVAVYVLHHRQVFSARHLRLTVTPLRGIAPVALDRTVPLPGGSLEESAVPLAAKMEALIETEGVTTRGAELKVEVPAPRNATAPQSSVSCAVRTGHLAKTPATVELHLAAGAAASVGRLRTAVQACSEDLARQAPALSA from the coding sequence ATGACACGCGGCAAGGACGTACTGGCATCCGCCGGGTGGTACCAAGGCCGCGATGTCGAATCGGAGGCCTTGTCAGCTGTCTTCAGGGCTGTCGCGCTCGTAGAGCCGGCGCCCGGCACATCGCCGTGGGTGCTGTTCCCGGCTGCCGAGCTGGCACTGCGCGCATTTCACGGACTGCGCTCGCGCCCGGTCGGGCCTGGGCACGAGGTCGCGCCCACGGGATGGGTGATCGACCCCGTGGTGGTCCGGCATGCCGGACATCCGCTGTCGCGTCTTACCGAGAGCACGGGATCCCGGCTGTTTCCGCTCGGACGCACGGACGCCGACGCAATCCTCGCCGTCGACGAAGAAGGGCGACTCTTCTCGATCGATCACGGAGGACAGTGGCAGCTCGGTGGCACGGTCCGTGAAGGCCTCACCGCGTTGGCTGAAGGACGTGCCCCGCACAGGATCGCCGCCCGGCAGTGGGCTTGGACCGTCTCGTCGCCGAACGGGGAGCCGCTGGCCGACGTCATACGCACGGCGCTTGTCGCTGTCTACGTGCTGCACCACCGGCAGGTGTTCAGCGCCCGACACCTTCGGCTGACCGTCACGCCCCTACGTGGCATAGCTCCGGTCGCCCTGGACCGTACTGTCCCCTTGCCTGGCGGTTCTCTGGAGGAGAGTGCGGTGCCTCTTGCGGCAAAGATGGAAGCACTGATCGAGACCGAGGGTGTGACGACACGAGGAGCAGAACTCAAGGTGGAGGTGCCTGCTCCACGTAACGCCACCGCTCCGCAGTCGTCCGTCAGCTGCGCCGTGCGCACGGGACACCTCGCGAAGACCCCTGCGACGGTGGAGCTGCATCTCGCCGCAGGTGCGGCTGCCTCGGTCGGCCGTCTCCGGACAGCCGTTCAAGCGTGTTCTGAGGACCTGGCCCGACAAGCCCCGGCCCTCTCTGCCTGA
- the rdgB gene encoding RdgB/HAM1 family non-canonical purine NTP pyrophosphatase translates to MTRLILATRNAGKITELHAILADAGLPHDLVGADAYPDVPDVKETGVTFAENALLKAHALAQATGHPAIADDSGLCVDVLGGAPGIFSARWSGAHGNDAANLDLLLAQLGDISDPHRGAYFACAAALVLPDGTGRVVEGRLTGTLRTAPAGAYGFGYDPILQPDGETRTCAELTPVEKNAISHRGKAFRALVPVVRELVG, encoded by the coding sequence ATGACGCGCCTGATCCTCGCCACCCGCAACGCCGGGAAAATCACCGAACTCCACGCGATCCTCGCCGACGCGGGCCTGCCCCACGACCTCGTCGGCGCGGACGCGTACCCCGACGTCCCCGACGTCAAGGAAACCGGCGTCACCTTCGCCGAGAACGCCCTCCTCAAAGCCCACGCCCTGGCCCAGGCCACCGGCCACCCGGCAATCGCCGACGACAGCGGCCTCTGCGTCGACGTGCTCGGCGGAGCCCCCGGCATCTTCTCCGCCCGCTGGTCCGGCGCCCACGGCAACGACGCGGCCAACCTGGACCTGCTCCTCGCCCAGCTGGGCGACATCTCCGACCCCCACCGAGGCGCCTACTTCGCCTGCGCCGCGGCCCTGGTGCTCCCCGACGGCACGGGACGCGTGGTCGAGGGCCGCCTCACGGGCACCCTGCGCACCGCCCCGGCCGGCGCGTACGGCTTCGGCTACGACCCGATCCTCCAGCCGGACGGCGAGACGAGGACCTGCGCGGAGCTCACCCCCGTCGAGAAGAACGCGATCAGCCACCGGGGGAAGGCGTTCCGGGCGCTGGTGCCGGTGGTGCGGGAGCTGGTGGGCTGA
- a CDS encoding YwqJ-related putative deaminase has translation MGYTMPEGVDTMLDVVGVGWPNVDEDAYRDMADALREFGDDADDDAYAAYQHIQKLLATGQSESLTALDKHWSKVQGKHKDLAKAARLVAGALDRVADIIVARKIAAVAELADLCATVGITLAFAPLTAGLSTLLAGAKIAATRIAFKRILKEMAEAAVSEIVTTLTEPAVAAIENIVADLAVQTALNVAGVQDGYDTGRTAQAGKDALQINSVGGSGGPGPGGGPVIDHDAHSKAGMHLAGVQITMREKTGGKLGKAKGHHGRAKGKDSLTAVLDTTIEGVVEKLGKALGDLGDHVGKTVPDGITRSSKTHKDTDHDVRDGVQKIHARVGEDKSGSGGGGGGGGGGGRNGGGDPNGKPISPQPGWHGKSAGKMKHHRRDALDVSHLSLEQQRDALRRETRGLADDAQKQAPGHHPTGKDRLVKSCAGGLLHEGTLTSHSSSTKRHGQVLLDTHPALKNVVDQVERDIRADNENPGAGHGKCAEVALISDRLHGIEKRDNIKISTPDDIRRAMSGALVYSLQIGEQDSPTGLKKHGDYKEPCRSCSRILPLVGVTAHT, from the coding sequence GTGGGCTACACGATGCCTGAGGGCGTCGACACGATGCTCGATGTAGTCGGTGTGGGCTGGCCGAACGTCGACGAGGACGCGTACCGCGACATGGCGGACGCACTGCGGGAGTTCGGGGACGACGCGGACGACGACGCGTACGCCGCCTACCAGCACATCCAGAAACTGCTGGCGACCGGGCAGAGCGAGTCGCTGACCGCGCTCGACAAACACTGGTCGAAGGTGCAGGGCAAGCACAAGGATCTGGCGAAGGCCGCGCGGCTCGTCGCGGGTGCGCTGGACCGGGTCGCGGACATCATCGTGGCCCGGAAGATAGCCGCCGTGGCCGAACTGGCTGACCTGTGCGCGACGGTGGGAATCACCCTGGCCTTCGCACCGCTGACCGCCGGGCTGTCGACGCTGCTCGCCGGCGCGAAGATCGCGGCGACCCGTATCGCCTTCAAGCGGATCCTCAAGGAGATGGCTGAAGCCGCCGTATCGGAGATCGTCACGACGCTCACCGAGCCGGCGGTCGCCGCGATCGAGAACATCGTGGCGGATCTGGCAGTGCAGACGGCGCTGAACGTCGCGGGTGTGCAGGACGGCTACGACACAGGCCGGACGGCACAGGCGGGCAAGGACGCGCTGCAGATCAACTCGGTGGGCGGGTCCGGTGGACCGGGCCCGGGCGGTGGCCCGGTGATCGACCACGACGCGCACAGCAAGGCCGGGATGCACCTGGCCGGTGTGCAGATCACGATGCGTGAGAAGACGGGCGGCAAGCTCGGCAAGGCCAAGGGGCACCACGGCCGGGCCAAGGGCAAGGACTCCCTGACCGCCGTGCTGGACACCACGATCGAGGGGGTGGTGGAGAAGCTCGGCAAGGCACTGGGTGACCTCGGCGACCACGTCGGCAAGACGGTTCCCGACGGCATCACCAGGAGTTCCAAGACGCACAAGGACACCGACCACGACGTCCGCGACGGAGTCCAGAAGATTCATGCCCGGGTAGGCGAGGACAAAAGCGGCTCCGGCGGGGGCGGTGGAGGCGGAGGGGGAGGGGGCAGGAATGGCGGCGGAGACCCCAACGGGAAGCCGATAAGTCCTCAGCCGGGCTGGCACGGGAAGAGCGCCGGTAAAATGAAGCACCATCGACGTGACGCGTTGGACGTGAGCCACCTGAGCCTGGAACAGCAGCGAGATGCCCTCCGTCGGGAAACGCGCGGACTCGCGGACGATGCCCAGAAACAGGCACCTGGCCATCACCCGACCGGCAAGGATCGCCTGGTGAAATCGTGTGCAGGAGGTTTGCTGCACGAGGGCACTCTGACGAGCCACTCGAGCTCCACCAAGCGGCACGGTCAAGTGCTCCTCGACACCCACCCGGCGCTCAAAAATGTCGTCGATCAGGTGGAAAGAGACATCCGAGCAGATAACGAGAACCCGGGCGCAGGGCACGGCAAATGCGCCGAGGTGGCACTCATATCCGACCGCCTGCACGGAATAGAGAAAAGAGACAACATAAAGATCAGTACACCCGACGACATTCGCAGGGCTATGAGCGGCGCACTCGTATACTCCCTGCAGATCGGGGAGCAGGACTCTCCCACCGGGCTCAAGAAGCACGGGGACTACAAAGAGCCCTGCCGGTCGTGTTCAAGAATTCTTCCGCTGGTCGGCGTCACAGCACACACATAG